The following coding sequences are from one Caballeronia sp. Lep1P3 window:
- a CDS encoding chemotaxis protein CheB, producing MDQRRNGGQVVVVAASLGGLQALQAIVSTLPADFPASMFIVMHIGTWPSQLPKLLAAESCLPVVHGSHGAVITAGTVYIAPPDRHMLLAEGSIVLSSAPKENFTRPAADPLFRSAAVNYGNRAIGVVLTGKLDDGAAGLKAIHACGGYTIIQDPSTCVAPDMPKAALKAVPPDVVAPIEDVGPAIVKALTDHSSEGVDMKERERAALELKIATTGHSSPADLERLGHRTSLTCPDCGGVIWRIGEGYPLRYRCHTGHAFSAMSLEAEQRSGAENALWSAVRRLEEKLLLAHEQLSLAETTHSVDASAFRAEIAPLEIAIETVRRLAIESVATLPNQSIE from the coding sequence ATGGATCAAAGACGCAACGGAGGGCAGGTCGTGGTAGTGGCAGCGTCGCTGGGTGGGCTGCAAGCGCTGCAAGCGATCGTCTCCACACTGCCTGCCGATTTCCCGGCGAGTATGTTCATCGTCATGCATATTGGCACGTGGCCAAGCCAGCTACCCAAGCTGCTCGCCGCAGAGAGCTGCTTACCGGTCGTCCATGGCTCCCACGGTGCGGTCATCACCGCGGGGACGGTTTATATTGCACCGCCTGATCGGCACATGCTTCTTGCTGAGGGCAGCATTGTCCTGTCGAGCGCGCCGAAGGAAAACTTCACGCGGCCGGCCGCTGACCCGCTCTTTCGTTCGGCAGCGGTCAATTATGGGAACCGCGCAATCGGCGTTGTGCTCACCGGAAAACTGGATGACGGCGCAGCGGGATTGAAGGCCATCCATGCCTGCGGCGGCTATACGATCATTCAAGATCCGTCGACCTGCGTTGCTCCCGACATGCCCAAAGCCGCTCTCAAAGCTGTTCCACCCGACGTGGTCGCTCCGATCGAGGACGTAGGCCCGGCCATCGTCAAAGCGTTGACAGACCATTCGTCGGAGGGTGTTGACATGAAAGAGAGAGAGCGCGCCGCGCTTGAGCTTAAAATTGCCACCACCGGTCATTCATCGCCAGCCGATTTGGAACGACTCGGACATCGCACGAGCTTGACCTGCCCGGACTGCGGCGGCGTCATTTGGCGCATCGGTGAGGGATATCCACTCAGGTATCGGTGCCATACCGGCCACGCCTTTTCCGCAATGTCGCTGGAGGCGGAGCAACGCTCAGGTGCCGAGAATGCGCTTTGGTCAGCGGTTCGACGCCTGGAGGAGAAGCTGCTGCTTGCGCACGAGCAACTTTCTCTGGCGGAGACGACACACAGCGTCGACGCATCAGCGTTTCGTGCCGAAATAGCCCCGTTGGAGATCGCGATCGAGACGGTCAGACGCTTAGCGATCGAGTCGGTCGCTACACTCCCCAATCAAAGCATTGAGTAA
- the istA gene encoding IS21 family transposase: protein MFFSFRHEGDREVNVLKQHLQATIFTLLERGASQRKIHEVTGIDRKTIRRYQSIFESQRVTGDANSSTPAPAGMAEPVGAQIPPPQTPSLSRPPASRIVAPVKPFNFARSASEPYREWIEQQIRLKRNAQAIYQDLVDQFGFTASYDSVKRFVRALRHVDPEQFDRLEFAPAEEAQVDYGEGAPTRDPRTGRYRRPRLFVMTLRYSRRSFRQVVWKSSKQVWAQLHEDAFRYFGGSVSYVVLDNLREGVITPDLYEPELNRLYAAMLEHYGVVADPARVRDPNRKGTVENAIQHTQNTALTGRRFESLEAQNEFLMHWEENWAARRIHGRARRQVEAMFQEEKPHLRPLPATAFRYFTEVVRTVWDDTTVSIERSNYAARPAPIGSLVSVRIYDTTIEIRDRRTQELLRTHPRHTQPGSLELPESERPFNPSRQTSLALASAGDIGPQTKALCQHLFDAEGRVGHRGMWGIVALAKKYPAWLVEQACDHALHHHLYRYRQVRTVVERLFEQALERLDRAPQLALPLTQEHPLIRPATEYSELFDAGAQHSATSRSSTTGETV from the coding sequence ATTTTCTTCTCCTTCAGGCATGAAGGAGACCGAGAGGTGAACGTCTTGAAGCAGCATCTCCAAGCCACGATATTCACGCTGCTCGAACGCGGGGCAAGTCAGCGCAAGATCCACGAGGTCACGGGGATCGACCGCAAGACGATCCGCCGCTATCAGTCGATCTTTGAATCGCAGCGAGTCACGGGCGACGCAAATTCCTCCACCCCCGCGCCCGCCGGCATGGCGGAGCCGGTGGGCGCGCAAATTCCTCCACCGCAAACTCCTTCACTTTCGCGCCCGCCGGCTTCTCGGATCGTCGCACCGGTCAAACCGTTCAATTTCGCCCGTTCCGCCAGCGAACCCTATCGCGAGTGGATTGAGCAGCAGATACGCTTGAAGCGCAATGCCCAAGCGATTTACCAGGATCTGGTCGACCAGTTCGGCTTTACTGCGAGCTACGACAGCGTCAAACGCTTTGTGCGCGCCCTCCGGCACGTCGATCCCGAGCAGTTTGACCGCCTCGAGTTTGCTCCGGCTGAGGAAGCTCAAGTCGATTATGGTGAGGGCGCGCCGACGCGTGATCCGAGGACGGGCCGGTATCGGCGCCCGCGCTTGTTCGTCATGACGCTACGCTATTCGCGGCGCAGCTTCCGGCAAGTGGTCTGGAAGTCGAGCAAGCAGGTTTGGGCGCAACTACATGAGGACGCCTTCCGGTACTTCGGTGGCAGCGTGAGTTACGTCGTCCTCGATAACCTCCGGGAAGGTGTCATCACCCCCGACCTATATGAGCCGGAGCTGAACCGGCTCTATGCGGCGATGCTTGAGCATTACGGCGTCGTGGCCGACCCTGCTCGCGTACGAGACCCGAATCGAAAGGGCACCGTAGAGAACGCGATCCAACACACGCAGAACACCGCGCTCACCGGCCGGCGTTTCGAATCACTCGAAGCTCAGAACGAATTCCTTATGCATTGGGAGGAGAACTGGGCAGCCAGGCGCATCCACGGCAGAGCGCGGCGGCAGGTCGAAGCGATGTTCCAGGAGGAGAAGCCACATCTGCGGCCGCTGCCGGCCACCGCGTTCCGCTACTTCACCGAAGTCGTACGCACCGTCTGGGACGACACCACAGTAAGTATCGAGCGCAGCAACTATGCGGCGCGCCCTGCGCCCATCGGCAGCCTCGTCAGCGTGCGCATCTACGACACCACGATTGAGATCCGCGACCGGCGCACTCAGGAGTTGCTGCGCACCCATCCACGCCACACGCAGCCCGGTTCACTCGAATTGCCCGAGAGCGAGCGACCGTTCAATCCGTCGCGCCAGACGAGCCTGGCGCTCGCTAGCGCCGGCGACATCGGCCCACAAACGAAGGCACTTTGCCAGCATCTGTTCGACGCCGAAGGACGCGTCGGACATCGCGGCATGTGGGGCATCGTCGCGCTGGCGAAGAAGTATCCCGCCTGGCTCGTCGAGCAAGCCTGCGACCACGCGCTGCATCATCACCTGTATCGCTACCGGCAGGTGCGCACCGTTGTCGAACGGCTGTTCGAACAGGCACTTGAGCGCCTCGATCGGGCGCCCCAACTCGCCTTGCCGCTCACCCAGGAGCACCCGTTGATCCGGCCCGCAACCGAATACAGCGAGCTCTTCGACGCCGGCGCGCAGCACAGCGCCACATCTCGATCCTCCACGACGGGAGAAACCGTATGA
- the istB gene encoding IS21-like element helper ATPase IstB: MTTTLPDIERALRLLRLSGVRDTLETRVLQAQGSQQPFLETFALILQDELDRRQSRLIERRYQQSGLEERLTLTEFDWSFNPKLPRQACFQLHALKFIAAGENGLIVGKPGTGKSHVAKAVAYQAVLHGHKVQYLETDDFFNRYALSAQEQRQARLRAILDCDLLVLDDLFLSRTIPDDAGALLQTLIHQRYKLRRSVVVTSNRVVQDWGAYLGDNTMSTTILDRLMHHCHLLEFNGRSYRLKEAAEALAQKTKEG, from the coding sequence ATGACCACCACCTTACCGGACATCGAACGCGCGCTAAGGCTATTGCGTCTGTCAGGCGTACGCGACACGCTCGAGACACGCGTGCTGCAGGCCCAAGGGAGCCAGCAACCATTTCTGGAGACCTTCGCGCTGATTCTGCAGGACGAACTCGACCGGCGACAGTCGCGCCTCATCGAGCGTCGCTACCAGCAATCGGGTCTCGAGGAGAGGCTTACCCTGACGGAATTCGACTGGTCGTTCAATCCAAAGCTGCCTCGCCAAGCCTGCTTCCAGCTACACGCACTGAAGTTCATCGCCGCTGGCGAAAACGGTTTAATTGTCGGCAAGCCTGGCACCGGCAAGTCGCACGTGGCGAAGGCCGTCGCATATCAGGCCGTCCTCCACGGGCACAAGGTGCAGTATCTCGAGACCGATGACTTCTTCAACCGTTATGCGCTGAGTGCGCAGGAACAACGGCAGGCGCGGCTGCGTGCCATTCTCGATTGCGACCTGCTCGTGCTCGACGACCTGTTCCTCTCACGTACGATCCCCGACGACGCCGGCGCACTATTGCAGACCCTGATCCATCAGCGCTACAAGTTGCGTCGAAGCGTGGTGGTCACCTCCAATCGCGTCGTACAGGACTGGGGCGCCTATCTTGGCGACAACACGATGAGCACCACGATCCTTGACCGCCTTATGCATCATTGCCACCTCCTCGAATTCAATGGTCGCAGCTACAGGCTCAAGGAAGCTGCCGAGGCGCTTGCGCAGAAAACGAAAGAAGGCTAA
- a CDS encoding DUF2934 domain-containing protein, whose amino-acid sequence MNIVAWRCCFKTFTSRSPSCLKEKKINVLRCRYRLLNRGRGVEEFEAPIPGGIWVPAGAPEEHVRKLAYQLWEQAGCPEGRSEEFWQQAQKELGVQTDALEDEGTADKEGPPASPDR is encoded by the coding sequence GTGAATATCGTGGCTTGGAGATGCTGCTTCAAGACGTTCACCTCTCGGTCTCCTTCATGCCTGAAGGAGAAGAAAATAAACGTCCTGCGATGTCGCTACCGGCTACTCAACCGGGGGCGCGGGGTGGAGGAATTTGAAGCGCCCATCCCCGGAGGAATTTGGGTGCCCGCCGGGGCTCCCGAAGAACATGTTCGTAAGCTTGCCTATCAACTGTGGGAACAAGCCGGTTGCCCTGAGGGGCGGTCGGAGGAATTTTGGCAGCAAGCGCAAAAAGAGCTTGGCGTGCAAACCGACGCACTCGAAGACGAAGGCACCGCGGACAAAGAAGGGCCTCCAGCATCTCCAGATAGATAG